A genome region from Drosophila simulans strain w501 chromosome 2R, Prin_Dsim_3.1, whole genome shotgun sequence includes the following:
- the LOC6735693 gene encoding neurotrimin codes for MTPHMCSVVRCLFVALILGQVQAELDFNNDLENSQKFKSIPTTVKTYENDTVQLPCTLNTPFRYVRWHRDDVALVDSRHPELPPPDRIMLWPNGSLQVANVQSSDTGDYYCEMNSDSGHVVQQHAIEVQLAPQVLIEPSDLTEQRIGATLEVVCEAQGVPQPVITWRLNGNVIQPQSNTGNRQSLILDIKSRNQAGLIECVASNGVGEPAVANVYLHVLFSPEVSIPQPVVYTKLGSRAHLECIVEAAPAATVKWFHHGLPVALGAHSTTHESELQTNRSVDHYVNAVRHMLVVKSVRNADMGQYECRASNQISVKSGSVELTGRPMPCLFKINPGTQSSTSHVLVWQTESLLPIMEFKLKFRQIPSKNVTRQVRTNWTELTIPAQATNGLIYITTYTLHGLQPASLYEVSVLARNSFGWSDNSKIVRFATGGEVELPNYSTESELQDDLTEEDFHNEITQRSEVLSASMMFNSGSVNGRGISAFIYSLCLINILRLIS; via the exons atgacaCCCCATATGTGCTCAGTTGTGAGGTGTTTGTTTGTGGCCCTCATCCTTGGCCAAGTGCAAGCCGAACTGGATTTTAACAACGATCTCGAAAACAGTCAAAAGTTCAAGAGCATACCAACCACAGTGAAAACCTATGAGAACGACACAGTGCAGCTTCCATGCACCTTAAACA CTCCCTTCCGCTACGTCCGCTGGCATCGTGACGATGTGGCTCTGGTGGACTCCAGACACCCGGAGCTCCCGCCCCCGGATCGCATAATGCTCTGGCCAAATGGCAGCCTGCAGGTGGCCAACGTGCAGTCCAGTGACACCGGGGACTACTACTGCGAAATGAACTCGGACTCGGGTCATGTGGTCCAGCAGCACGCCATCGAAGTGCAATTGGCTCCACAGGTGCTTATTGAACCATCGGATCTCACGGAGCAGCGGATAGGTGCCACTTTGGAAGTGGTGTGCGAAGCCCAGGGAGTACCCCAGCCGGTCATCACCTGGCGCTTGAACGGCAATGTCATCCAGCCACAGAGTAACACGGGGAATCGGCAAAGCCTAATCCTGGATATCAAGTCGAGGAACCAGGCGGGCCTCATAGAATGCGTGGCCAGCAATGGAGTGGGTGAGCCAGCGGTGGCCAATGTCTACCTCCATGTGCTAT TTTCGCCCGAGGTGAGCATACCCCAACCCGTGGTGTACACCAAACTGGGCTCCCGTGCCCATCTTGAGTGCATTGTGGAGGCGGCACCGGCGGCCACGGTTAAGTGGTTCCACCACGGACTGCCGGTGGCACTGGGAGCCCACTCCACCACCCACGAGTCGGAATTGCAGACGAACCGGTCGGTGGATCACTACGTAAACGCCGTGCGTCACATGCTGGTGGTGAAGAGCGTGAGGAACGCGGATATGGGGCAGTACGAGTGCCGCGCCAGCAATCAGATATCCGTGAAAAGCGGAAGTGTTGAGCTGACCGGCCGCCCGATGCCCTGCCTTTTCAAGATCAACCCGGGCACCCAGAGCTCCACGTCGCATGTCCTCGTTTGGCAGACCGAGAGCCTGCTGCCCATCATGGAGTTCAAGCTCAAGTTCCGACAGATCCCCTCGAAAAATGTCACTCGCCAGGTTAGAACCAACTGGACAGAGCTCACGATTCCCGCTCAAGCCACAAATG GACTCATCTATATAACCACATACACTCTACATGGCCTCCAGCCCGCTAGTCTCTACGAAGTTtccgttttggccagaaatagTTTTGGTTGGAGCGACAATAGCAAGATAGTGCGTTTTGCCACAGGTGGAGAAG TTGAACTACCCAACTATTCGACTGAATCGGAGCTTCAGGACGATTTGACCGAAGAGGACTTCCACAACGAAATCACCCAGAGATCTGAGGTTCTATCGGCCAGCATGATGTTCAACTCGGGCTCAGTTAATGGGCGCGGAATCAGTGCCTTTATATATTCCTTATgtcttataaatatattacgaTTAATAAGTTAG
- the LOC6735692 gene encoding RNA polymerase-associated protein Rtf1: MGKRRTQSLIDSNSSDSDSESETNLESDLMSLAKKRKKPQTAAKSSSRSDSDSDWANNKAGAPSSKKKKRQKPSRDSSSSESNWDDDSQDERQPARQSPAQAQQEHKPPEQASQAAQLSEQEEGEVSDSDSDKSKSNSSSSGSDSSSSSSSSDSEFDDGFDDDLMGDDEDRRRLNGLSEKERETEIYKRIEQREIMRTRWEIERKLKLARRGEKNQEKSKNKGERAKKKKEKREKKARKAREAQAPLPTQASTSTLLDVEPKPSNEVRSASPLSTPALNRDAASTSAAVASIMPDDAASSAGVSDYFDHKERSKERKKNVEANKTDDKRSNAMALLKAKREGKAKREEEEAKRLAEKDRDDDKEELDSVSGCKSAVKLKASEIYSDDSGSSDWDEEEKPAGKRSRSNSSKASSESEDEEKAPQRPVFITTREDLNKLRLSRYKMERFVNLPIFESTVLNCFVRISIGNNGQKPVYRVAEIVGVVETGKIYSLGTTRTNRGLRLKHGTQERVFRLEFISNQEFTENEFNKWNEVCQQSHVQMPTIDLIAIKQNDIKKALNYEFKDEDVDKIVEEKNRFRNRPTNYAMKKTCLMKERDAAMLRGDYDIAQDLGQQIDELENRASELDKRRSHTLNLISYINDRNRKKNVEDAEKAILEEARANKGLKISDPFTRRITQPRMGFKGAKKDEDDMQLAPLPPPPPGKKRPNEAGTSSASVRPTDSKDYSLYSLHDFDIDLDVPLPVNTNSVPKPASKPAETVSKRSLNLEDYKKKRGLI; encoded by the exons ATGGGCAAACGGCGGACGCAATCCCTGATCGACTCCAACTCCAGCGATAGCGACAGCGAGTCCGAGACCAACCTGGAATCG GACCTGATGTCACTTGCCAAGAAGCGGAAGAAGCCCCAAACGGCGGCCAAGTCGAGTTCCCGCTCCGACTCCGATTCCGACTGGGCCAACAACAAAGCTGGAGCTCCCTCctccaagaagaagaagcgccAGAAGCCCAGCAGAGACTCCAGCTCCTCGGAGTCCAATTGGGATGACGACAGTCAGGATGAGAGGCAGCCAGCGAGGCAGAGTCCTGCACAGGCGCAACAGGAGCACAAGCCTCCGGAGCAAGCCTCTCAGGCCGCCCAGCTCAGCGAGCAGGAGGAGGGGGAGGTATCCGATAGCGATTCCgacaagtccaagtccaactCCTCCTCATCCGGCTCCGACTCCTCTAGTTCTTCCTCCAGCTCTGACTCGGAATTCGACGACGGTTTCGATGATGACCTCATGGGCGATGATGAGGATCGAAGGCGTCTCAATGGTTTGTCCGAGAAGGAGCGTGAAACTGAAATTTACAAGCGCATTGAGCAGCGAGAGATTATGCGAACACGCTGGGAAATCGAACGGAAACTGAAACTGGCGAGGCGCGGCGAGAAAAACCAAGAGAAGTCCAAGAACAAAGGGGAACgggccaagaagaagaaggaaaagCGCGAGAAGAAGGCGAGGAAGGCCAGGGAAGCCCAGGCGCCCTTGCCAACTCAAGCTTCCACATCCACACTCTTAGATGTGGAACCCAAGCCCAGCAACGAAGTACGGTCAGCGAGTCCGTTGTCCACGCCCGCCCTTAACCGAGATGCGGCTTCCACTTCAGCGGCAGTGGCCAGTATTATGCCCGACGATGCAGCTTCCTCCGCTGGCGTCTCTGATTACTTTGATCACAAGGAACGTTCCAAGGAGCGTAAGAAGAACGTGGAGGCCAACAAGACGGACGACAAGAGGAGCAATGCCATGGCCTtattaaaagccaaaagagAGGGCAAGGCCAAAAGAG aggaggaggaagccAAACGCCTGGCAGAAAAAGATCGTGATGACGACAAGGAGGAACTCGATAGCGTATCTGGTTGTAAATCGGCCGTGAAACTGAAAGCCTCTGAAATATACTCAGACGACTCAGGCAGCAGCGATTGGGATGAGGAAGAAAAGCCCGCGGGCAAACGTTCACgctccaacagcagcaaggcCTCCAGCGAATCCGAGGACGAAGAAAAGGCGCCTCAGCGGCCCGTTTTTATAACCACACGCGAGGATCTTAACAAATTGCGTCTATCTCGCTACAAAATGGAGCGATTTGTGAACTTGCCAATCTTTGAGAGCACTGTACTCAACTGCTTTGTCCGGATAAGCATCGGAAACAATGGCCAGAAACCCGTGTATCGAGTGGCCGAAATTGTGGGAGTGGTTGAGACGGGGAAGATCTACAGTCTGGGCACTACACGAACCAATCGTGGATTGAGACTTAAGCACGGAACCCAGGAGCGGGTCTTCCGACTCGAATTCATTTCGAACCAGGAGTTTACGGAGAACGAGTTCAACAAGTGGAACGAGGTCTGCCAGCAGTCGCACGTCCAGATGCCAACGATTGATCTAATAGCGATCAAGCAGAACGACATCAAGAAAGCACTGAACTACGAGTTTAAGGACGAGGACGTGGACAAGATCGTGGAGGAGAAGAACCGCTTCCGGAACCGACCCACCAATTATGCGATGAAGAAAACCTGCCTGATGAAGGAGCGAGATGCAGCCATGTTGCGGGGTGATTACGACATTGCACAGGATCTGGGACAACAAATCGACGAGCTGGAGAACCGAGCCTCTGAGCTCGACAAAAGAAGATCCCATACCCTAAATCTGATCTCCTACATAAACGACAGGAACAGGAAAAAGAATGTGGAGGACGCTGAGAAGGCAATTTTAGAGGAGGCTCGGGCCAACAAAGGCCTCAAGATCTCGGATCCCTTTACACGTCGCATTACTCAACCGCGCATGGGCTTCAAGGGTGCCAAGAAGGACGAGGATGACATGCAGTTGGCACCTCTGCCACCGCCACCCCCAGGAAAAAAGAGGCCCAACGAAGCAGGAACTTCGAGTGCAAGCGTCAGGCCCACGGACTCCAAGGATTACAGTCTCTACTCACTGCATGACTTTGACATTGACCTAGATGTTCCGCTACCAG TTAATACGAATTCAGTGCCCAAGCCGGCTAGCAAACCAGCTGAAACAGTCTCCAAACGTTCGCTGAATCTAGAGGATTACAAAAAAAAGCGAGGTCTTATATAG